Proteins co-encoded in one Nonomuraea helvata genomic window:
- a CDS encoding ribose-phosphate diphosphokinase, producing MTSIKQPGEKNLMLFSGRAYPELAEEVAQHVGVSLTPTKLIDFANGEIYARYLESVRGCDAFVIQSHTAPINQWIMEQLIMVDALKRASAKRITVVMPFFGYARQDKKGRGREPITARLMADLFKTAGADRLMSIDLHTSQIQGFFDGPVDHLFAMPVLESYLKNKLDLENTTIVSPDTGRVRLSERWADTLGTPLAFIHKRRDLDVANQVKVSEVVGKVRGRTCVLIDDMIDTAGTICKAADALYEQGATNVITAATHAVFSDPAVDRLKNSRISEVIVTNTLPLPETSRFDKLTILSIAPLIARAITEIFQDGSVTSLFEGES from the coding sequence ATGACCAGCATCAAACAACCGGGCGAGAAGAACCTCATGCTCTTCTCCGGCCGGGCCTATCCTGAGCTGGCCGAGGAGGTCGCCCAGCACGTCGGCGTCTCCCTGACCCCCACCAAGCTGATCGACTTCGCCAACGGCGAGATCTACGCCCGCTATCTGGAGTCCGTACGAGGCTGCGACGCCTTCGTCATCCAGAGCCACACCGCCCCCATCAACCAGTGGATCATGGAACAGCTCATCATGGTCGACGCGCTGAAGCGGGCCTCCGCCAAGCGCATCACCGTGGTGATGCCGTTCTTCGGCTACGCCCGTCAGGACAAGAAGGGGCGCGGCCGCGAGCCGATCACGGCCAGGCTGATGGCCGACCTGTTCAAGACCGCGGGCGCCGACCGGCTCATGTCGATCGACCTGCACACCTCGCAGATCCAGGGCTTCTTCGACGGCCCGGTGGACCACCTGTTCGCCATGCCGGTGTTGGAGAGCTACCTCAAGAACAAGCTCGACCTGGAGAACACGACCATCGTCTCGCCCGACACCGGGCGCGTGCGCCTGTCGGAGCGCTGGGCCGACACGCTCGGCACGCCGCTGGCGTTCATCCACAAGCGCCGCGACCTCGACGTGGCCAACCAGGTGAAGGTCAGCGAGGTCGTCGGAAAGGTACGCGGCCGCACCTGCGTGCTGATCGACGACATGATCGACACCGCGGGCACCATCTGCAAGGCCGCCGACGCCCTCTACGAGCAGGGCGCCACCAACGTGATCACCGCCGCCACCCACGCGGTCTTCTCCGACCCTGCCGTGGACCGGCTGAAGAACTCCCGGATCTCCGAGGTCATCGTGACCAACACGCTGCCGCTGCCGGAGACCAGCAGGTTCGACAAGCTGACGATCCTGTCGATCGCGCCGCTCATCGCCCGCGCGATCACCGAGATCTTCCAGGACGGTTCGGTCACCAGCCTGTTCGAGGGGGAGTCTTAA